A single genomic interval of Anopheles darlingi chromosome X, idAnoDarlMG_H_01, whole genome shotgun sequence harbors:
- the LOC125960010 gene encoding rabenosyn-5, with protein MSNSLREPNDDGTSVMRDIQPASQSLSVSASAASVGSSGLFGTMSAYGTADVDGGSEILEGFLCPICKCDLRTPERLTVHVEQEHSEEQDLLKSLREIFSFAKKKILNLDETANELVTKGLDSVGRHPPDSYRPAMASGSNMNPLLSGNQSVGTIRDHLPFFKAVRSPRLERYASETNKLIIRLDKLLDRCPLEPDLKKRHEQSKVPWIDGKLVKLCPSCAKGFGITRRQHHCRVCGSVMCDGCSRYLSFEDARNIVQPNSSSSSSSGTNDVPITVQTANDTGAGAATETTNFRVCEHCLHLLMNRMEMQDSRLDRPPITKFYERLCREREDIEPELPLYQRMLDSLYEGNVVYRLSDASGLREKIGRSAERLDGVSKAVLALPFAPGSREDALRKAIRLACIAYIKERMLSLPPLPVEAEIKRIQQQRRQETARRLEQERLMALEAYERYEQLAGDNAFSAPHNSSSSSSSTASTAEMTNGRFGIISTMDNWSGTLADTVTDNSGADPLIDQINIVKGYIKQARDARRLEEVATLEQNLSELMQEFSRRQRSSSVPVDPAASGANA; from the coding sequence ATGTCAAATTCTTTGCGCGAACCGAACGATGATGGAACATCTGTGATGCGTGACATTCAACCAGCTTCCCAATCGTTGTCGGTATCGGCTTCCGCAGCATCTGTCGGCTCCTCTGGATTGTTCGGCACGATGAGTGCATACGGAACAGCGGATGTGGATGGCGGAAGCGAAATACTGGAGGGCTTCCTGTGCCCGATCTGCAAATGCGATCTACGCACGCCGGAGCGACTGACAGTGCATGTCGAGCAGGAGCACTCGGAGGAGCAGGATTTACTAAAGTCGCTTCGCGAAATCTTTAGCTTCGCCAAGAAGAAGATCCTGAACCTGGACGAGACGGCAAACGAGCTGGTAACGAAAGGGTTGGACTCGGTGGGACGCCACCCGCCTGACAGCTATCGTCCAGCGATGGCATCTGGCAGCAACATGAACCCGCTGCTGAGCGGTAATCAGAGCGTTGGTACCATACGCGATCATTTGCCGTTCTTCAAAGCTGTACGCAGTCCGCGCCTCGAGCGCTACGCATCCGAGACCAACAAACTCATCATCAGACTGGACAAGTTGCTCGACCGCTGTCCGCTCGAGCCGGACCTGAAGAAGCGACACGAGCAGAGCAAGGTACCGTGGATCGATGGTAAGTTGGTAAAACTGTGCCCAAGCTGCGCGAAGGGATTCGGCATTACTCGCCGGCAGCACCACTGTCGCGTCTGTGGGTCCGTGATGTGCGATGGATGCTCCCGCTATCTCAGCTTCGAAGATGCGCGTAACATTGTGCAgcctaacagcagcagcagcagcagcagcggcaccaatGATGTACCGATTACCGTGCAAACAGCAAACGACACCGGTGCAGGTGCAGCGACCGAAACGACCAACTTCCGGGTGTGCGAACACTGTCTGCACCTGCTGATGAACCGGATGGAGATGCAGGATTCCCGACTGGATCGGCCTCCGATCACCAAATTTTATGAGCGCTTGTGCCGCGAGCGGGAGGATATCGAGCCAGAGCTGCCGCTGTATCAACGGATGCTGGACAGCTTGTACGAGGGTAACGTCGTGTATCGGCTATCGGACGCATCGGGGCTGCGGGAGAAGATTGGCCGCAGTGCAGAGCGGCTGGACGGAGTAAGCAAGGCGGTACTGGCGCTACCATTTGCACCGGGCAGCCGCGAGGATGCACTGCGAAAAGCAATCCGCCTGGCGTGCATTGCGTATATTAAGGAGCGAATGCTCTCGCTACCGCCACTACCAGTTGAGGCGGAAATAAAGCGCatacagcagcaacgacggcaGGAGACAGCACGGCGGCTCGAGCAGGAGCGATTGATGGCTCTCGAGGCTTACGAACGCTATGAGCAGTTGGCCGGCGATAACGCATTCTCCGCTCCccacaacagcagctcaaGCTCCTCCAGTACGGCGTCTACCGCCGAGATGACGAATGGACGTTTTGGTATCATATCGACGATGGACAACTGGAGTGGTACCCTGGCCGACACGGTGACGGATAACTCGGGTGCCGATCCGCTCATAGACCAGATTAACATCGTGAAGGGTTACATTAAACAGGCACGCGATGCCCGCCGCCTCGAAGAAGTTGCCACGCTCGAACAGAACCTGAGCGAGCTCATGCAAGAGTTTTCCCGCAGACAGCGTTCGTCATCCGTACCAGTCGATCCTGCTGCATCTGGCGCGAACGCCTGA
- the LOC125949247 gene encoding uncharacterized protein LOC125949247 isoform X2 has translation MGAASSNARSVVIPNTTGLIDISDDVVKRMKNSSSSSSQSEKPDASPQSAAEGTDARAGLGPSSYPNPAPSAASVFHGELPLTSLQVRQEKERELRENDIYWTKRMKALEANLKQTNQVLEKEYNAAVTDVKKRFETSTVRQQLPPCQDLKAKVIECYRANPSETLRCANEVQQFTDCVNLHRIQLLQQRTTAENQKQ, from the exons ATGGGGGCCGCCTCTAGCAACGCCCGGTCGGTTGTAATACCCAATACAACTGGCCTGATCGATATCTCCGACGATGTCGTCAAGCGGATGAAAAACagttcatcatcgtcttcgcaGTCGGAGAAACCGG ACGCGTCGCCGCAATCTGCTGCCGAGGGTACCGATGCTAGAGCCGGGCTCGGTCCCAGCTCGTACCCGAACCCTGCGCCATCGGCTGCATCAGTGTTTCACGGCGAGCTGCCCCTTACCTCGTTGCAGGTACGCCAAGAGAAGGAACGGGAGCTGCGCGAAAATGATATCTACTGGACGAAACGCATGAAGGCACTCGAGGCAAACCTGAAGCAGACTAATCAGGTCCTCGAGAAGGAATATAACGCAGCG GTAACCGATGTTAAGAAACGATTCGAAACGTCAACGGTCCGTCAGCAACTGCCACCGTGCCAGGACCTCAAGGCTAAGGTGATCGAGTGTTATCGTGCGAATCCCTCTGAGACACTGCGGTGCGCCAATGAGGTCCAACAATTTACCGATTGCGTCAATCTGCATCGCATTCAGCTGCTTCAGCAGCGCACCACGGCAGAAAACCAAAAGCAGTAG
- the LOC125948200 gene encoding STAM-binding protein-like: MAQKQAQSVVPLSAIEPHQRIQKLVADSQRVSIDPTMPINRYYRSGSQIVETADRSLREGKLEKAFTFYLRFVTIFVELILQHPGYRSVLPQDKQQTKAKIKEIMPKAEVIRKKLLAMYTAEYERYLVQAQQTAREAKEAEREEQERAAQEKALDHSSSVAANVSPAPSAPSYISVISEQDVKMMDQVFYPSEFLTDRTRISGQSGGGGLLLPDANRKVDRSLKPSSPSVPSVSTVPSAQTAAITSATGFRAITVPSNTMRKFLAVAAANTQANLETCAILAGTLRQSAFYITHVIFPKQTGTADSCNTMNEEEIADVQDRHNLITLGWIHTHPSQTAFLSSVDLHTHCSYQLMLEEAIAIVCSPKHQETGFFNLTPVGMDSISQCRQTGFHPHSSASPLFAEAQHIILSDAVAVDTIDLR; encoded by the exons ATGGCACAAAAGCAGGCGCAATCGGTCGTGCCGTTGTCGGCGATCGAACCACACCAACGGATACAGAAGCTCGTCGCGGATAGTCAACGGGTTTCGATTGATCCGACAATGCCAATTAACCGGTACTATCGCTCTGGAAGCCAAATCGTCGAGACGGCGGATCGGTCGTTGCGCGAGGGTAAGCTAGAGAAGGCGTTCACCTTCTACCTTCGGTTCGTGACCATCTTCGTAGAGCTGATACTGCAGCACCCGGGGTACCGGTCGGTGCTGCCACAGGATAAACAACAGACGAAGGCCAAAATCAAGGAGATTATGCCGAAGGCGGAAGTCATACGCAAGAAACTGCTCGCGATGTATACGGCGGAATATGAGCGCTACCTGGTGCAGGCACAGCAAACAGCACGAGAGGCAAAGGAAGCCGAACGGGAGGAACAGGAACGAGCGGCTCAGGAGAAAGCGTTAGACCATTCATCTTCGGTTGCTGCGAACGTGTCACcggcaccatcggcaccgagCTACATTTCTGTAATCAGCGAACAGGACGTTAAGATGATGGATCAAGTGTTCTATCCGAGCGAGTTTCTAACCGACCGTACTCGCATCAGCGGTCAATCGGGCGGTGGGGGACTCTTGCTGCCGGATGCCAATCGAAAAGTGGACCGATCCCTTaaaccgtcgtcgccgtcggtaccatcggtgtcAACGGTGCCATCGGCCCAGACAGCGGCTATCACCTCTGCAACCGGCTTTCGCGCGATTACCGTACCGTCGAACACGATGCGCAAATTCTTGGCCGTGGCGGCAGCCAACACCCAGGCCAACCTGGAAACGTGTGCCATTCTCGCAGGTACCTTACGCCAATCCGCCTTCTACATAACGCATGTGATCTTTCCGAAGCAGACCGGCACGGCCGATAGCTGCAATACGATGAACGAGGAAGAGATAGCGGACGTACAGGATCGTCACAATCTGATCACTCTCGGATGGATACAC ACGCATCCCTCACAAACGGCTTTTCTGTCGTCGGTAGATCTGCACACGCACTGTTCCTACCAGCTAATGCTGGAGGAAGCGATCGCTATCGTTTGTTCTCCAAAGCACCAAGA AACCGGATTCTTCAACCTTACACCAGTGGGTATGGATTCCATTTCCCAGTGTCGTCAAACTGGCTTTCATCCGCACTCCTCTGCCTCGCCTCTGTTTGCC GAAGCTCAACACATCATTCTGAGCGATGCAGTCGCTGTCGATACGATTGACCTCCGATGA
- the LOC125948135 gene encoding TWiK family of potassium channels protein 7, with product MASSQPPPPTNGRTAKGGDQLQVLQEHFQKIDLTQKEGEGGGEQPSPSPSSSLADRFGRFCARWHIKKVLSHLGLLVSLAVYCGTGGYVFQKLERPAELARTQGLRESLVEHRHQFIYSIVNNTDVRNLERLFELELERYEQVVQDAAQGGILIDAEQHFPVAVEKWSLLQAVFFASTVITTIGYGNIVPVTEGGRVFCMLFALIGIPFTLTVIADWGRLFAGIVSTLAKNIPALRLARFCPDTGIKMKTDKKWLYAVGSVGFLLVYLAAGTGLLLLWEEDWSFFDGYYFCFITMTTIGFGDLVPSKPNYMLLCTLYILVGLALTSTIIELVRRQYAQSWQKLQALSGPLADTLRRLGESAGTGIDVAALHNDLRRVLTVVSMPRRHGNKKAAAKEMAALEAITNAILQDIKEKQDSQEPGGPPKVLQIVIYESSV from the exons ATGGCTTCctcccaaccaccaccaccgacgaatGGACGTACGGCGAAGGGTGGCGACCAGCTGCAGGTGCTACAGGAGCACTTCCAGAAAATCGACCTGACCCAGAAGGAGGGTGAGGGCGGGGGCGAGCAaccttcgccgtcgccatcgtcatcgctggcCGATCGCTTCGGGCGCTTTTGTGCTCGGTGGCACATCAAGAAGGTCCTGTCGCACCTTGGACTGCTGGTTTCGCTCGCCGTCTACTGTGGCACCGGTGGCTAC GTGTTCCAGAAGCTGGAGCGTCCGGCCGAGCTGGCCCGGACACAGGGATTGCGGGAGTCGCTGGTCGAGCATCGGCACCAGTTCATCTACTCGATCGTCAACAACACGGACGTCCGCAACCTGGAGCGGCtgttcgagctcgagctggagAGGTACGAGCAGGTGGTGCAGGATGCGGCCCAGGGTGGCATCCTGATCGATGCCGAACAGCACTTCCCGGTGGCCGTGGAGAAGTGGAGCCTGCTGCAGGCCGTCTTCTTTGCCTCGACCGTCATAACGACTATCG GTTATGGTAACATTGTGCCGGTGACGGAGGGTGGGCGCGTGTTCTGCATGCTGTTCGCGCTGATCGGTATCCCCTTCACGCTGACGGTGATCGCCGATTGGGGCCGGCTGTTTGCCGGTATCGTCTCGACGCTGGCGAAAAACATACCCGCGCTCCGGCTGGCCA GGTTTTGCCCCGATACCGGCATCAAGATGAAGACGGACAAGAAGTGGCTGTACGCGGTCGGTTCGGTGGGCTTTCTCCTCGTCTACCTGGCCGCCGGtaccgggctgctgctgctgtgggagGAGGACTGGAGCTTCTTCGATGGTTACTACTTCTGCTTCATCACGATGACGACCATCGGTTTCGGCGATCTGGTGCCCA GCAAACCGAACTACATGCTGTTGTGCACGCTGTACATCCTTGTTGGGCTGGCActgaccagcaccatcatcgagcTGGTCCGCCGCCAGTACGCGCAAAGCTGGCAGAAGCTCCAG GCACTGTCCGGACCGCTGGCGGACACGTTACGGCGGTTGGGCGAATCGGCCGGCACCGGTATCGATGTGGCGGCCCTGCACAACGATCTGCGCCGCGTACTGACCGTGGTGTCGATGCCGCGGCGCCACGGCAACAAGAAGGCGGCCGCGAAGGAGATGGCCGCCCTCGAGGCCATCACCAACGCGATCCTGCAGGACATCAAGGAGAAGCAGGACAGCCAGGAACCGGGCGGACCACCAAAGGTGCTACAGATCGTCATCTACGAGTCGTCGGTCTAG
- the LOC125959878 gene encoding uncharacterized protein LOC125959878 → MGDTDDSGQSPLWHEFDQFLAYIEVNPGHRPLALEPGVGGASSTDAMDVLEVRSVDWETAQNVDEIQAGLLASQDMMNEPMDCENGGVFDSWDNFSDALLETTLNAPPTQSAKAGYANDFQESIAVTTEMETSVVEKPTIKEIATNGGTVSVLNNDGKRKRKRAVDKSSIKLLIKLASSIADLQPTDDTFDEKRDSQKKLKSNAVEEVEHYFSKPLGDDSAGDSKLHSDNTLVAFTVSDFDAICKLAITHAALEDRTVRPLPRVKLKPQPAPVCNSDSKPAARYHIVELYRGMPKSSKNMLKAQGLQPAPPIQKRKQTEKDSVEVVQRKRKKPDIPMPLHAASNRKNRVTSAVPMIPRIAGQHMNTRASNMDAMPSTSGTTGSAEAELPKQSVDGRRHPNVPSKYRCGTCHKIYLGKRMQRHQFTNPTHRTVAQMEDEISKSIQEDNVQPSISTELTLTGKDKGQQTGRLNQLIQIVSAEPEPNRTRLMQEFWQQMRDLTPNLTDVAMTEADPKVFAQDLGNPNIGQIEQPKTLHQNVQHMMQFDQDNSAPGGPVMGGGLVRPNVPRAVNAAPLGRMDTPAALPNVSILDELLATSGIQLLDDLSVLELDQHDLF, encoded by the exons ATGGGTGATACAGACGACAGTGGTCAGTCGCCGTTGTGGCACGAATTTGACCAGTTTCTGGCGTACATCGAGGTAAATCCTGGCCATCGCCCGCTAGCGTTGGAGCCGGGAGTCGGcggcgccagcagcaccgacgcGATGGACGTGTTAGAGGTTAGGTCGGTCGATTGGGAAACGGCACAGAATGTTGATGAGATACAAGCCGGTCTGCTAGCTTCACAAGACATGATGAATGAACCCATGGATTGCGAAAATGGCGGTGTATTTGACTCGTGGGACAATTTCTCCGATGCTTTGCTCGAGACGACGTTGAATGCCCCGCCGACCCAGAGCGCTAAGGCCGGTTACGCCAACGATTTTCAAGAATCGATCGCTGTAACTACGGAAATGGAAACGTCGGTCGTCGAAAAGCCAACGATTAAAGAAATAGCGACAAACGGTGGAACGGTCAGCGTACTGAACAATGATGGTAAACGGAAACGTAAGCGGGCCGTGGATAAAAGTTCGATCAAACTGCTGATAAAGTTAGCGTCCAGTATTGCCGATCTGCAGCCGACAGACGACACGTTCGATGAAAAACGAGACTCACAGAAGAAACTTAAATCGAACGCGGTTGAGGAAGTTGAGCATTATTTCAGTAAGCCGCTTGGCGACGATTCGGCTGGAGACTCTAAGCTACATTCGGACAATACTTTAGTAGCATTTACAGTGTCGGATTTCGATGCGATCTGCAAGTTGGCGATTACCCATGCCGCATTAGAAGATCGCACTGTACGCCCATTGCCAAG AGTGAAGCTAAAGCCTCAGCCGGCGCCTGTATGTAATTCCGATTCGAAACCGGCCGCAAGGTATCACATTGTGGAACTATACCGCGGGATGCCAAAATCAAGTAAAAACATGTTAAAAGCGCAAGGCTTGCAGCCAGCCCCACCAATtcaaaagcgaaagcaaacggAAAAAGATTCTGTGGAGGTTGTacagcgaaagagaaaaaaaccagaCATACCAATGCCGCTTCATGCAGCTAGCAATAGAAAAAATCGTGTTACGAGTGCCGTACCTATGATACCCAGGATTGCAGGACAGCATATGAATACTCGTGCAAGTAATATGGATGCCATGCCCTCAACCAGCGGAACAACTGGATCCGCAGAAGCAGAATTGCCCAAACAGTCGGTCGATGGCCGGCGTCATCCAAATGTTCCTTCGAAGTACCGCTGCGGCACATGCCACAAAATCTACCTAGGAAAACGTATGCAACGTCATCAGTTCACAAATCCGACCCATCGCACGGTGGCACAGATGGAGGATGAGATTTCAAAAAGTATCCAAGAAGATAATGTACAGCCATCGATCTCTACGGAACTGACACTAACCGGAAAAGATAAAGGACAACAGACAGGTCGACTGAATCAACTAATTCAAATTGTCTCGGCTGAACCGGAACCCAACCGTACCCGATTGATGCAGGAGTTTTGGCAGCAAATGCGTGATTTGACACCGAATCTCACTGACGTCGCGATGACGGAGGCCGATCCCAAAGTTTTTGCGCAAGATTTGGGCAATCCAAACATCGGTCAAATCGAACAACCCAAAACGCTGCACCAGAACGTACAACATATGATGCAGTTTGACCAGGATAATTCTGctcccggtggtccggtgatGGGAGGTGGCTTGGTACGACCGAATGTACCCCGAGCGGTGAATGCAGCGCCTCTTGGAAGAATGGATACTCCGGCTGCACTGCCAAACGTTAGTATTTTAGATGAACTGTTGGCTACGTCCGGTATACAATTGTTGGACGACCTCAGTGTTTTGGAACTAGATCAGCATGATCTTTTCTAG
- the LOC125949356 gene encoding acyl-CoA-binding protein: protein MSLEQDFEKAVEDVKVLKTTPADADLLEIYGLYKQATVGDCNTEKPGFLDFKGKSKWEAWNSRKGTSQEAAKQAYVEKVRQLIEKHGL, encoded by the exons ATGTCGCTGGAACAG GATTTTGAGAAAGCGGTGGAAGATGTGAAGGTGCTCAAGACGACACCTGCCGATGCGGATCTGCTCGAGATTTACGGTCTGTACAAGCAGGCCACCGTAGGAGACTGCAACACTGAAAAACCTGGCTTCCTGGACTTTAAGGGTAAATCGAAGTGGGAAGCCTGGAACAGCCGGAAGGGTACCAGCCAGGAGGCGGCCAAGCAAGCCTACGTCGAGAAGGTGCGGCAGCTGATCGAAAAGCACGGACTTTAG